Proteins encoded in a region of the Acidobacteriota bacterium genome:
- the dnaX gene encoding DNA polymerase III subunit gamma/tau, with the protein MQYQVLALKWRPQSFHELVGQEYVSRTLTNALESGRIAHAFLFSGPRGSGKTSTARLLAKALNCHDGKPGEPCGRCVACTEIAAGGCMDVLEIDAASNRGIDEIRELREKARYNPARDRYKIFIIDEVHMLTAEAFNALLKTLEEPPPHVVFILATTEYHKIPATILSRCQQYSFKLIQYPLILERLRTISEAEGIRISDSALEQVVFSSGGSMRDAMSALDQVIAFSGSEVRDEDVSTLLGLVEPRVLAETARAIAGNDLEVLLRTVAGLVEAGQDLNNFCRRLSGHFRNLMVVKAGISDPALLGIPESVLPDLRVQADLFSREDLLRLFDAFQKIETGMKYATQVRFQLEMGLLEMAHIARLRPLEELVAEFSTYADDAPPRGPGGGSGAPPPRVSPGKVPADHASAGRAPAGRAPAERAPAGRAPVERAPVERAPSSAPAPRRKDEARASAREEGEDRDLLGRIASALGRESLESLLRSFSGARAEGDRLVLDPGGAGEFIRHQVARNLDAIAGAAAVVLERKVRVTVEGGADTRATSAGDEGAPATPAPQAGAASSPGDLLDRAGREPAVRSFLDTFPGPVKAEKIDE; encoded by the coding sequence ATGCAATATCAGGTTCTGGCTCTCAAATGGCGTCCCCAGAGTTTTCATGAATTGGTCGGGCAGGAGTACGTTTCCCGCACGCTGACCAACGCGCTCGAGAGCGGACGGATCGCCCACGCCTTCCTCTTCTCCGGCCCGCGCGGCAGCGGCAAGACCTCGACCGCACGGCTTCTGGCCAAGGCGCTCAATTGCCACGACGGGAAGCCGGGGGAGCCGTGCGGAAGGTGCGTGGCCTGCACGGAGATCGCCGCCGGCGGCTGCATGGATGTTCTCGAGATCGACGCAGCCTCCAACCGGGGTATCGACGAGATCCGGGAACTGCGGGAGAAGGCGCGCTACAACCCGGCGCGCGACCGGTACAAGATCTTCATCATCGACGAAGTCCATATGCTCACGGCGGAGGCCTTCAACGCGCTCCTGAAGACGCTGGAAGAGCCGCCGCCGCACGTGGTGTTCATCCTGGCCACCACGGAGTATCACAAGATCCCCGCGACCATCCTCTCCCGCTGCCAGCAGTACAGCTTCAAGCTCATCCAGTACCCCCTCATCCTGGAACGGCTGCGCACGATTTCCGAGGCGGAGGGGATCCGGATCAGCGACAGCGCCCTCGAGCAGGTGGTCTTTTCGAGCGGCGGAAGCATGCGGGACGCCATGTCGGCGCTCGACCAGGTGATCGCCTTCAGCGGGAGCGAGGTCCGGGACGAGGACGTTTCGACCCTGCTCGGCCTGGTGGAGCCCAGGGTCCTCGCGGAGACGGCCCGGGCGATCGCGGGGAACGACCTCGAGGTCCTGCTCCGGACGGTGGCCGGCCTGGTGGAGGCCGGGCAGGACCTCAACAATTTCTGCCGCCGCCTTTCGGGCCACTTCCGCAATCTCATGGTGGTGAAGGCCGGGATCTCCGATCCCGCCCTGCTGGGGATTCCCGAAAGCGTCCTGCCCGATCTGCGGGTGCAGGCGGACCTTTTTTCCCGAGAGGACCTGCTGCGCCTCTTCGACGCCTTCCAGAAGATCGAGACCGGGATGAAGTACGCCACCCAGGTGCGCTTCCAGCTGGAGATGGGGCTCCTCGAAATGGCCCACATCGCCAGGCTGCGCCCCCTGGAGGAACTCGTGGCCGAGTTTTCCACCTATGCGGATGACGCGCCGCCCCGGGGCCCGGGCGGCGGAAGCGGGGCGCCTCCTCCGCGGGTGTCGCCCGGGAAGGTACCCGCAGACCACGCCTCCGCAGGCCGGGCTCCCGCAGGCCGGGCTCCCGCAGAACGGGCTCCCGCAGGCCGGGCTCCCGTGGAACGGGCTCCCGTGGAACGGGCTCCCTCTTCGGCTCCGGCTCCTCGAAGGAAGGATGAAGCTCGCGCCTCCGCCCGCGAGGAGGGCGAGGATCGGGACCTCCTCGGCCGGATCGCCTCGGCCCTCGGCCGGGAATCGCTCGAATCCCTGCTGCGCTCCTTTTCCGGCGCGCGCGCCGAGGGGGACCGGCTGGTCCTCGATCCGGGGGGGGCGGGCGAGTTCATCCGGCACCAGGTCGCACGGAACCTGGACGCCATAGCCGGGGCGGCGGCCGTCGTCCTGGAGCGCAAGGTCAGGGTCACGGTCGAGGGGGGGGCGGACACGCGAGCCACGTCGGCGGGGGATGAGGGTGCGCCCGCGACCCCGGCTCCGCAGGCGGGGGCGGCGTCCTCCCCCGGGGACCTTCTCGATCGGGCCGGGCGCGAACCGGCGGTGCGCTCCTTCCTGGACACGTTCCCCGGGCCGGTGAAGGCCGAGAAGATCGACGAATGA
- the recR gene encoding recombination protein RecR: MSDYAEPIERLIDEFRRLPGIGPKSAERLAYSVLRRPREDAERLSRAILEVKDRILCCSRCNNFSDLDPCNYCRSGSRSGETVCVVEQPGDIVAVERTREYRGRYHVLHGALSPINGVGPEDLQIRNLLERLREGEVKEVILATNPNVEGEATAIYLARLLKPIGVRVSRIALGLPVGSDLEFADEVTMSKALEHRHEL; encoded by the coding sequence ATGAGCGACTACGCGGAGCCTATCGAAAGACTGATTGATGAATTCCGCAGGCTCCCGGGGATCGGCCCGAAGAGCGCCGAGCGGCTGGCCTACAGCGTGCTGCGGCGGCCCCGGGAGGATGCGGAACGGTTGAGCCGCGCCATCCTGGAAGTGAAGGACAGGATCCTCTGCTGTTCCCGCTGCAACAACTTTTCCGACCTGGACCCCTGCAACTACTGCCGCAGCGGTTCCCGCTCCGGGGAGACCGTCTGCGTCGTGGAGCAGCCGGGCGACATCGTCGCGGTGGAAAGGACCCGGGAGTACCGGGGGCGGTACCACGTGCTGCACGGCGCGCTTTCCCCCATCAACGGGGTCGGGCCCGAGGACCTGCAGATCCGGAACCTGCTGGAGCGGCTGCGGGAGGGGGAGGTGAAGGAGGTCATCCTGGCGACCAATCCCAACGTGGAAGGGGAGGCGACGGCCATCTATCTCGCCCGGCTGCTCAAGCCGATCGGGGTCAGGGTCAGCCGCATCGCCCTGGGACTGCCGGTGGGGAGCGACCTCGAGTTTGCCGACGAGGTCACCATGTCGAAAGCGCTCGAGCACCGGCACGAGCTGTGA
- a CDS encoding molybdenum cofactor biosynthesis protein MoaE gives MFSLTREQIDTTRITRSLQQPEDGALVVFEGVVRNHARDKAVRFLEYEAYESMALKKLEEVGAMARSRFDIRDIAIVHRLGHMEIGEASTVIVVASAHRGAAFEACRFAIDTIKEIVPIWKKEFYADGEVWIEGAR, from the coding sequence ATGTTCAGTCTCACGCGGGAGCAGATCGACACCACCCGGATTACCCGGAGCCTTCAGCAGCCCGAGGACGGCGCCCTCGTCGTCTTCGAGGGGGTCGTGCGCAACCACGCGCGGGACAAGGCGGTCCGATTCCTGGAATACGAGGCCTACGAATCGATGGCGCTGAAAAAACTCGAGGAGGTCGGGGCCATGGCCAGGAGCCGGTTCGACATCCGCGACATCGCCATCGTTCACCGGCTGGGGCACATGGAGATCGGAGAGGCGAGCACCGTCATCGTGGTGGCCTCGGCCCACCGCGGGGCCGCCTTCGAGGCCTGTCGTTTCGCCATCGACACGATCAAGGAGATCGTCCCCATCTGGAAGAAGGAGTTCTACGCCGACGGCGAGGTGTGGATCGAGGGGGCGCGTTGA
- the moaD gene encoding molybdopterin converting factor subunit 1, producing MSIRVLFFASLADAAGTRERKVEAAGLTDVISVFDRCAADTPALESYRASVLLALNSEFARPSSPVRDGDEIAFFPPVSGG from the coding sequence ATGAGCATAAGGGTCTTGTTTTTCGCCTCACTGGCGGACGCGGCGGGGACCAGGGAAAGAAAGGTGGAAGCGGCCGGGCTCACCGACGTGATCTCGGTCTTCGACCGGTGCGCCGCGGACACCCCCGCCCTGGAATCGTACCGGGCCTCGGTCCTCCTGGCGCTGAATTCCGAATTCGCCCGGCCCTCCTCCCCGGTCCGGGACGGGGACGAGATCGCCTTCTTTCCGCCCGTCAGTGGAGGGTAG
- the dacB gene encoding D-alanyl-D-alanine carboxypeptidase/D-alanyl-D-alanine-endopeptidase gives MFRRFLRLCIPLALAAVLLPLGASEARADGPEALQTTIARYLKRPGARSAQWGISILDPSDNKVLVEVNPDKPFLPASVLKVVTTAAAVEKLGPGFRYRTGVYANGPVGEDGSLAGDLILVGRGDPNLMAPRDEAGQMPAFRELADRLQELGIREVCGDVIGDDSYFSPRGGEKGWTARELRTRYGAPVNALSINNNVVWVTARPSKYKKAVIVGIEPATSHFRIRNRAVTGSRKAKRTISARLEAGSDTIVISGTLPSTRTFRQHLVLENPAETAAAVFGEELERRGISVRGEVTSLHQGGGEAGPRGTWTLLAEHRSAPLVRALEIINKQSQNLHAEMLLRTLGAELRGRGTNEAGLEVVQEFLVEAAIDSDRIRLDDGCGLSRENLLTPRFQTSLLGFLLGRPYFGLFYDTLAVSGTDGTLKNRLSALEVKGSIHAKTGTLRDVTTLSGYITTRSGRNLVFSIFANRVTSTERVKRTIDEICSLLVKLY, from the coding sequence TTGTTTCGCCGTTTTCTCAGACTGTGTATCCCTCTCGCGCTGGCCGCCGTGCTCCTTCCCCTCGGCGCCTCCGAAGCCAGGGCGGACGGGCCGGAAGCCCTCCAGACGACGATCGCCCGGTATCTGAAACGGCCCGGCGCCCGCTCAGCGCAATGGGGCATCAGCATCCTGGACCCCTCCGACAACAAGGTCCTGGTCGAGGTCAACCCGGACAAGCCCTTCCTCCCCGCCTCGGTGCTCAAGGTGGTCACCACCGCCGCGGCCGTGGAAAAGCTGGGGCCGGGGTTCCGCTACCGCACGGGGGTATACGCCAACGGCCCGGTGGGCGAGGACGGGTCCCTGGCGGGCGACCTCATCCTGGTGGGGAGGGGGGACCCCAACCTGATGGCCCCCCGGGACGAAGCCGGGCAGATGCCCGCTTTCCGGGAGCTTGCCGACCGGCTGCAGGAGCTGGGCATCCGGGAGGTCTGCGGGGACGTGATCGGCGACGACAGCTACTTCTCCCCGCGCGGCGGAGAAAAGGGGTGGACGGCCAGGGAACTCCGGACCCGCTACGGGGCGCCGGTCAATGCCCTGAGCATCAACAACAACGTCGTCTGGGTCACGGCCCGGCCGTCGAAATACAAGAAGGCCGTCATCGTCGGGATCGAGCCCGCGACCTCCCATTTCCGCATCCGCAACCGGGCCGTCACCGGGAGCCGGAAAGCGAAACGGACGATCAGTGCGCGCCTCGAGGCGGGTTCCGACACGATCGTGATCTCGGGCACCCTCCCCTCCACGCGCACCTTCCGGCAGCACCTCGTCCTCGAAAATCCCGCGGAAACCGCCGCCGCCGTTTTCGGGGAAGAACTCGAGCGCCGAGGGATTTCCGTGCGCGGAGAGGTCACGAGCCTTCACCAAGGCGGCGGGGAGGCCGGGCCCCGCGGCACCTGGACCCTGCTGGCCGAACACCGGTCCGCCCCGCTGGTGCGCGCCCTCGAAATCATCAACAAGCAGAGCCAGAACCTCCACGCCGAGATGCTGCTCCGAACCCTGGGAGCGGAGCTGCGGGGGCGCGGGACGAACGAGGCCGGGCTCGAGGTGGTCCAGGAGTTCCTGGTCGAGGCCGCGATCGACAGTGACCGGATACGCCTCGACGACGGGTGCGGGCTGTCGCGGGAGAACCTGCTGACCCCGCGCTTCCAGACGTCCCTGCTCGGATTTCTGCTCGGCCGCCCCTACTTCGGCCTCTTTTACGACACCCTGGCCGTCAGCGGCACCGACGGGACCCTGAAAAACCGCCTGTCCGCCCTGGAGGTCAAGGGCTCGATCCACGCCAAGACCGGGACCCTGCGGGACGTCACCACCCTGAGCGGCTACATCACCACCCGGTCGGGCCGCAACCTGGTCTTCAGCATTTTCGCCAACCGGGTGACCTCCACCGAGCGGGTCAAAAGAACGATTGACGAAATCTGCTCCCTTCTGGTTAAACTGTACTGA
- the folK gene encoding 2-amino-4-hydroxy-6-hydroxymethyldihydropteridine diphosphokinase, whose protein sequence is MNTAWISAGSNVGDRRAQLDRAIAALEACGRVIAVSSCYETEPVGYDDQPWFLNLAAGLETRLTPHQLLSFCQSIELAQGRVRPFPNAPRTLDLDILFYDDLVLDRPDLVLPHPRLGDRRFVLEPLAEIAPLLRHPVLNRSVRRLLELCPDRSMVRKVEPGG, encoded by the coding sequence GTGAACACGGCATGGATCTCGGCCGGCTCCAACGTCGGAGACCGGCGGGCCCAACTCGACCGCGCAATCGCGGCGCTCGAGGCCTGCGGCCGCGTCATCGCGGTCTCCTCCTGCTACGAGACCGAACCGGTCGGCTATGACGACCAGCCGTGGTTCCTGAACCTGGCCGCCGGGCTCGAAACCCGGCTCACGCCGCACCAACTCCTCTCGTTCTGCCAGAGCATCGAACTGGCCCAGGGGAGGGTGCGCCCTTTCCCCAACGCACCCCGGACGCTCGACCTCGACATCCTGTTTTACGACGACCTCGTCCTCGACCGTCCGGACCTCGTTCTCCCCCACCCCCGGCTGGGGGACCGCCGCTTCGTCCTGGAGCCGCTGGCGGAAATCGCCCCCCTGCTCAGGCACCCCGTGCTGAACCGCTCGGTGCGTCGGCTCCTCGAACTCTGCCCGGACCGGTCCATGGTGAGGAAAGTGGAGCCGGGCGGATAA